A portion of the Pseudarthrobacter sp. L1SW genome contains these proteins:
- a CDS encoding copper resistance CopC family protein — translation MRPIRRRILALGLGILVFAAAVLGLAGPAAAHDAAESTSPAQGASVTAPPEQVSVTFNKNPLGIGASISVKDAAGAEWADGPVEIVDNVASQKVRAGGPAGQYTVAWRVVSSDSHPIEGTFVFTAASAAPGASPAGSPTAAGTVPGTAPAMGTAQPGTTAEPADPADAGQPFQWSIVIFAAVAAGLLATLAVLARRRLTAGTDEEG, via the coding sequence ATGCGTCCCATCCGCCGCCGGATCCTGGCCCTTGGGCTTGGAATCCTCGTTTTCGCCGCTGCCGTGCTGGGCCTTGCCGGGCCCGCAGCCGCGCATGACGCCGCCGAGTCCACCAGCCCCGCACAGGGCGCCTCGGTTACCGCGCCCCCGGAACAGGTTTCGGTCACGTTCAACAAGAATCCGCTGGGGATTGGTGCCTCCATCTCCGTCAAGGACGCCGCCGGCGCCGAGTGGGCGGACGGTCCCGTGGAGATCGTGGACAACGTGGCGTCACAGAAGGTCAGGGCGGGAGGCCCGGCCGGGCAGTACACCGTCGCCTGGCGCGTGGTCAGTTCGGACTCGCACCCCATCGAGGGGACGTTTGTTTTTACGGCCGCTTCCGCCGCGCCGGGCGCATCACCGGCAGGAAGTCCGACGGCGGCCGGTACGGTTCCTGGCACCGCTCCGGCCATGGGGACGGCGCAGCCCGGAACCACCGCTGAACCCGCGGACCCGGCGGACGCCGGGCAGCCGTTCCAGTGGAGCATCGTCATTTTCGCCGCCGTCGCGGCAGGGCTGCTGGCTACCCTTGCCGTCCTCGCCAGGCGCAGGCTCACGGCCGGCACGGACGAGGAGGGCTGA
- a CDS encoding NCS2 family permease, with protein sequence MLKQGSALDRYFKITERGSNLSREIRGGFATFFAMSYIVVLNPLILSGPDSSGTTLGFTAVAAVTAFVAGLLTILMGAWARHPFALATGLGVNAFVAVTVATNPELTWPDMMGLVVLSGVTMLILVLTGFRTAVFKAVPDGLKTAIVVGIGLFIALIGLVNAGFVRRIPDVAGTTVPVGLGFDGKLLGWPTAVFVFGLILTIALVVRKVKGAILIGIITSTIISVLLEMTLHIGPSFDGKTSNPQGWSLVAPTFTEWAAPDLSLIGKANPFGAFEHLGFVAASLLAFVILLSIFFDAMGTMVGLANEAGTVDEHGNIPDVDRVLQVDALGAIVGGGASVSSNQIYVEAGAGIGEGARTGVASIVTGLLFLVAMFFTPLINLVPFEAVAPALVVVGFMMVSQVGKIDWQDWGIAIPAFLTFTLMPFTYSIANGLGAGFIAFVLIRTVQGRIKEIHPLMWAVAAAFLLFFAVGPIEAALGML encoded by the coding sequence ATGCTTAAGCAAGGCTCTGCCCTGGACCGGTATTTCAAGATCACCGAACGCGGTTCCAACCTTTCCCGCGAGATCCGCGGCGGCTTCGCCACGTTCTTCGCCATGAGCTACATCGTGGTGCTGAACCCCCTGATCCTCTCCGGACCGGACTCCAGCGGCACCACGCTGGGGTTCACCGCCGTTGCCGCCGTAACGGCCTTCGTGGCCGGCCTCCTCACCATCCTGATGGGCGCCTGGGCGCGGCACCCCTTCGCGCTCGCCACGGGCCTGGGCGTCAACGCCTTTGTAGCCGTCACTGTTGCCACCAATCCTGAACTGACGTGGCCGGACATGATGGGCCTGGTGGTCCTGTCCGGCGTCACCATGCTGATCCTGGTGCTCACCGGGTTCCGCACCGCCGTCTTCAAAGCCGTTCCGGACGGGCTGAAGACGGCCATTGTGGTGGGCATCGGGCTGTTCATCGCCCTGATCGGGCTGGTCAATGCCGGCTTCGTCCGCCGTATCCCCGACGTGGCCGGCACCACCGTCCCCGTGGGACTGGGCTTCGACGGGAAGCTCCTGGGCTGGCCCACCGCCGTGTTCGTTTTCGGCCTGATCCTGACCATCGCCCTGGTGGTCCGCAAGGTCAAGGGCGCCATCCTGATCGGCATCATCACCTCCACCATCATCTCCGTGCTCCTGGAGATGACCCTGCATATCGGACCGAGCTTCGACGGCAAAACCTCCAACCCGCAGGGCTGGTCCCTGGTGGCGCCCACGTTCACCGAATGGGCGGCCCCGGACCTGTCCCTGATCGGCAAGGCAAACCCGTTCGGCGCCTTTGAGCACCTGGGCTTCGTTGCCGCCTCGCTGCTGGCGTTCGTGATCCTGCTGAGCATCTTCTTCGACGCCATGGGAACGATGGTGGGCCTGGCCAACGAGGCCGGAACCGTTGACGAACACGGCAATATCCCCGACGTGGACCGCGTCCTCCAGGTGGACGCGCTGGGCGCGATCGTGGGCGGCGGCGCATCCGTATCCTCCAACCAGATCTACGTCGAAGCCGGCGCCGGCATCGGCGAGGGCGCGCGCACCGGCGTTGCCTCGATCGTCACCGGCCTGCTGTTCCTGGTGGCCATGTTCTTCACCCCGCTGATCAACCTGGTGCCCTTCGAGGCTGTTGCCCCGGCACTGGTGGTGGTGGGCTTCATGATGGTGTCCCAGGTGGGGAAGATCGACTGGCAGGACTGGGGCATCGCGATCCCGGCCTTCCTGACCTTCACGCTGATGCCGTTCACCTACTCCATCGCCAACGGCCTGGGCGCCGGGTTCATCGCCTTTGTGCTGATCCGCACTGTCCAGGGCCGAATTAAGGAGATCCACCCGCTGATGTGGGCGGTGGCGGCTGCCTTCCTGCTGTTCTTCGCCGTCGGCCCCATCGAGGCCGCCCTGGGCATGCTGTAG
- the hutG gene encoding formimidoylglutamase — MALSIPAVDVPPQPWKGRFDGDDVGHRRWWQAVVPYGSEAEAGALRGGVEQTPQPVALLGFASDEGVRRNKGRPGAAAAPAAIRNALGPLAFHLDRTVADAGDVVVSGGALEAGQERAGRAVTSLLDSGQLTAVLGGGHETAFASYLGVSSSAAVQGGQRLGILNLDAHFDLRDEPAPSSGTPFLQMARAEAAAGRDFRYAVVGISEPNNTRALFDTARMLGVQYLLDEDCGAERVGDFVAGFLAGVDVLYLTIDLDVLPAAVAPGVSAPAAYGVPLPVISAVCRQVAASGKLVHLDIAELNPEFDIDGRTARVAARLLDTLLR; from the coding sequence ATGGCCCTTTCGATACCTGCCGTTGATGTCCCGCCCCAGCCCTGGAAGGGCAGGTTCGACGGCGACGACGTCGGCCACCGCCGCTGGTGGCAGGCGGTGGTTCCGTATGGAAGCGAGGCGGAGGCGGGTGCCCTTCGCGGGGGCGTGGAACAGACACCACAACCGGTTGCCCTGCTGGGCTTCGCCAGCGACGAGGGCGTGCGCCGGAACAAGGGCCGCCCCGGTGCGGCGGCAGCGCCCGCCGCCATCCGCAACGCCCTGGGGCCCCTGGCGTTCCACCTGGACCGGACCGTGGCCGACGCGGGGGATGTCGTGGTGTCCGGCGGCGCGCTTGAAGCCGGCCAGGAACGGGCCGGCCGGGCTGTCACCTCGCTGCTCGACTCCGGACAGCTCACCGCGGTGCTGGGCGGCGGCCACGAGACCGCGTTTGCCAGTTACCTGGGGGTCAGTTCCTCCGCGGCGGTGCAGGGCGGGCAGCGGCTTGGCATCCTGAATCTCGACGCCCACTTCGACCTGCGCGACGAGCCCGCCCCCAGCTCCGGGACACCGTTCCTCCAGATGGCCCGCGCTGAAGCCGCCGCCGGGCGCGATTTCCGCTACGCCGTCGTCGGAATCTCTGAACCCAACAACACGCGCGCCCTCTTCGATACTGCCCGGATGCTGGGCGTGCAGTACCTGCTGGACGAGGACTGCGGTGCGGAGCGCGTCGGGGACTTCGTGGCGGGGTTCCTGGCCGGCGTCGACGTGCTGTACCTGACCATCGACCTTGATGTGCTGCCGGCCGCGGTGGCGCCGGGCGTGAGCGCACCCGCCGCGTACGGCGTGCCGCTGCCTGTCATCAGTGCGGTGTGCCGGCAGGTGGCCGCGTCGGGGAAGCTGGTGCACCTCGACATCGCGGAGCTGAACCCGGAGTTTGACATCGACGGCCGGACCGCACGGGTGGCGGCGCGCCTGCTGGACACCCTGCTGCGCTGA
- a CDS encoding tripartite tricarboxylate transporter substrate binding protein, translated as MRQIRALRVAAVAAGIALMATGCGATGKSSTGAESSSAAAGPITGLQIMVPNTPGGGYDTTARAAAKVLEDEKITSNTEVFNLAGAGGTVGLARVVNEKGNGDLAMLMGLGVVGASYTNKSESKLTETTPLARLIEEPGAIMVSKDSPYKTIDDLVKAWKADPGSISVGGGSSPGGPDHLLPMQLAGAVGIDATKVNFVSYDGGGDLLPAILGNKLGFAASGAGEYLQQIQSGEVRVLATSGEKRLEGVDAPTLKESNIDLVFTNWRGIVAPPGISDADKASLIAALEKMHATEGWKEALKTHSWTDAFITGDKFETFLTEQDKRVADVLTKLGLA; from the coding sequence ATGCGCCAGATCCGCGCATTGCGAGTCGCCGCCGTCGCCGCCGGCATCGCCCTTATGGCCACCGGCTGCGGCGCCACCGGCAAGAGCTCCACCGGCGCGGAAAGCTCCAGCGCCGCAGCCGGGCCCATCACCGGCCTGCAGATCATGGTCCCCAACACCCCGGGCGGCGGCTACGACACCACTGCCCGCGCTGCGGCCAAGGTCCTCGAGGACGAGAAGATCACCAGCAACACCGAGGTCTTCAACCTCGCCGGCGCCGGCGGCACCGTGGGCCTTGCCCGAGTGGTCAACGAAAAGGGCAACGGCGACCTCGCCATGCTCATGGGCCTTGGCGTGGTAGGAGCCAGCTACACCAACAAGTCGGAGTCCAAGCTGACCGAGACCACCCCGCTTGCACGGCTCATCGAAGAGCCCGGCGCCATCATGGTCAGCAAGGATTCCCCTTACAAGACCATCGACGACCTCGTGAAGGCCTGGAAGGCAGACCCGGGCTCCATCTCCGTGGGCGGCGGCTCCTCCCCCGGCGGCCCCGACCACCTCCTGCCCATGCAGCTCGCAGGCGCCGTGGGCATCGACGCCACCAAGGTGAACTTCGTTTCCTACGACGGCGGCGGGGACCTCCTGCCTGCGATCCTCGGCAACAAGCTTGGCTTTGCAGCCTCCGGTGCCGGCGAGTACCTGCAGCAGATCCAGTCCGGCGAAGTCCGGGTCCTGGCCACCAGCGGCGAAAAGCGCCTTGAGGGCGTGGACGCCCCCACGCTGAAGGAATCCAACATCGACCTGGTGTTCACCAACTGGCGCGGCATCGTGGCGCCTCCGGGCATCAGCGACGCTGACAAGGCATCCCTGATCGCAGCCCTTGAAAAGATGCACGCCACCGAGGGCTGGAAGGAAGCGCTGAAGACCCACAGCTGGACTGACGCCTTCATCACCGGCGACAAGTTTGAAACGTTCCTCACCGAGCAGGACAAGCGGGTGGCGGACGTCCTCACCAAGCTTGGGTTGGCGTGA
- a CDS encoding tripartite tricarboxylate transporter TctB family protein, whose product MSSLTTGLKGRAELGVSLLLGAAGVLVFLDANGLVTPYSQSDPVGPKTVPYIVAGLLVVCAVLLAINVMRGGQGEAEGGEDVDLTHPADWKTVLPLAGAFILNILLIDWAGWVISGTVLFWGSVLALGSRRYIRDGLISVALSLLTFYGFYLGLGIALPAGLLEGIL is encoded by the coding sequence GTGAGCTCCCTGACCACAGGCCTTAAGGGCCGCGCCGAGCTGGGAGTTTCCCTCCTGCTCGGCGCGGCCGGCGTCCTTGTCTTCCTGGACGCCAACGGCCTGGTAACCCCGTACTCCCAGTCGGACCCCGTGGGTCCCAAAACAGTTCCGTACATCGTGGCCGGCTTGCTGGTGGTATGCGCGGTCCTGCTGGCCATCAACGTGATGCGGGGCGGCCAGGGCGAGGCGGAAGGCGGCGAGGACGTTGACCTCACCCACCCCGCCGACTGGAAAACCGTCCTGCCCCTGGCGGGAGCCTTCATCCTGAACATCCTGCTCATCGACTGGGCCGGCTGGGTCATCTCCGGCACCGTCCTGTTCTGGGGCAGCGTCCTGGCACTGGGCAGCCGGCGCTACATCCGCGACGGGCTCATCTCCGTAGCCCTGTCCCTGCTGACCTTCTACGGCTTCTACCTCGGCCTTGGCATCGCACTGCCCGCCGGACTCCTGGAAGGAATCCTCTGA
- a CDS encoding tripartite tricarboxylate transporter permease, with product MDVWSSLMDGFATALTPMNLLYAVIGVILGTAVGVLPGLGPAMTVALLLPVTYALEPTSAFIMFAGIYYGGMYGGSTTSILLNTPGESSSVVTAIEGNKMAKAGRAAQALATAAIGSFVAGTIGTALLAVCAPIVVKFAVSLGAPSYFAIMVLALLAVTAVLGSSRLRGFASLALGLAIGLVGMDSVTGQRRLTFGQPLLADGLDIVVVAVAIFAVGEALWVAAHLRRTPLHVIPVGRPWMGKKDWSRSWKPWLRGTAFGFPFGALPAGGAEIPTFLSYVTEKRLTKHPEEFGKGAIEGVAGPEAANNAAAAGTLTPMLALGLPTNATAAVMLAAFTSYGIQPGPQLFSSQGPLVWALIASLFIGNLLLLLINLPLAPLWAKLLQLPRPYLYAGILFFATLGAYSVNLQAFDLVILLVLGALGFMMRRFGLPVLPLILGVILGPRIEGQLRKTLQLSAGDPAGLFSEPIAVVIYIIVGLILAWPLLFKLVRRNRPARSSLLPANSGAADYSD from the coding sequence ATGGACGTCTGGTCCTCACTGATGGACGGTTTCGCCACCGCCCTCACCCCCATGAATCTCCTCTACGCCGTGATCGGCGTCATCCTGGGCACCGCCGTCGGAGTCCTCCCCGGACTCGGCCCGGCCATGACCGTGGCCCTGCTCCTGCCCGTCACCTACGCCCTTGAACCCACCAGCGCCTTCATCATGTTCGCCGGCATCTACTACGGCGGCATGTACGGCGGTTCCACCACATCGATCCTGCTGAATACACCCGGTGAATCGTCGTCCGTGGTCACTGCGATCGAGGGCAACAAAATGGCCAAGGCGGGACGCGCGGCGCAGGCGCTTGCGACGGCGGCCATCGGCTCGTTCGTCGCGGGCACCATCGGCACGGCCCTGCTGGCCGTCTGCGCCCCTATCGTGGTCAAGTTCGCCGTGAGCCTGGGTGCGCCCAGCTACTTCGCCATCATGGTCCTGGCCCTGCTGGCCGTCACCGCGGTCCTGGGTTCGTCCCGGCTGCGCGGCTTCGCCTCATTGGCCCTCGGCCTGGCCATCGGCCTGGTGGGTATGGACTCGGTCACCGGCCAGCGCCGCCTGACTTTCGGCCAGCCGCTCCTCGCCGACGGCCTGGACATCGTGGTGGTGGCCGTGGCCATCTTTGCCGTGGGTGAAGCCCTCTGGGTTGCAGCCCACCTGCGCCGCACGCCGCTGCACGTCATTCCCGTGGGCCGGCCCTGGATGGGCAAGAAGGACTGGAGCCGCTCCTGGAAGCCATGGCTTCGCGGCACCGCCTTCGGCTTCCCGTTCGGCGCACTCCCCGCCGGCGGCGCCGAGATCCCCACGTTCCTCTCCTACGTCACCGAGAAGCGCCTCACCAAGCACCCGGAAGAGTTCGGCAAGGGCGCCATCGAGGGCGTCGCCGGGCCGGAAGCGGCCAACAACGCTGCCGCCGCCGGCACCCTCACGCCCATGCTGGCACTGGGCCTGCCCACCAACGCCACGGCCGCCGTCATGCTGGCAGCCTTCACCTCCTACGGCATCCAGCCCGGCCCGCAGCTGTTCTCCAGCCAGGGACCGCTGGTGTGGGCGCTGATCGCAAGCCTGTTCATCGGCAACCTGCTGCTCCTGCTGATCAACCTGCCGCTGGCTCCCCTGTGGGCCAAGCTCCTGCAGCTCCCCCGGCCGTACCTGTACGCGGGCATCCTCTTCTTTGCCACGCTGGGCGCGTACTCGGTGAACCTGCAGGCGTTCGACCTGGTGATCCTGCTGGTGCTCGGTGCCCTCGGGTTCATGATGCGCCGGTTCGGGCTGCCCGTGCTGCCCCTCATCCTCGGCGTCATCCTGGGCCCGCGCATCGAAGGCCAGCTCCGCAAGACTTTGCAGCTCAGCGCCGGCGATCCGGCAGGGCTCTTCAGCGAGCCGATCGCCGTCGTGATCTACATCATCGTGGGGCTCATCCTGGCCTGGCCGCTGCTCTTCAAACTGGTGCGGCGGAACCGCCCGGCGCGCAGTTCACTGCTGCCCGCCAATTCCGGGGCAGCAGACTACAGCGACTGA
- a CDS encoding sodium:proton antiporter — translation MFEAPSILFAAAGAAVFVAAVLPKLLRDMPFSMPMVFLGAGMAAFALIPTLPDPDPVAHGDFVLHLAEVCVIISLMGAGLALDRPVGRQRWATTWRLLGIAMPLCIIALTLLGLWFLGLGLGAALLVASSLAPTDPVLASEVQVGEPADHDDGTDKEDEVRFGLTSEAGLNDGLAFPFVYLAIAISIVGSSPLEWFPAWFGVDVLWRLALGLLLGFLTGKVLARLFFSARAESLRLSNHSEGFVALAATFLAYGVTEMIEGYGFIAVFVCAVTIRAAERTHGYHRVLHSYVEQLERLLTVVILVLLGGAIARGLLEGIGWAEVLVALAFLLLVRPLAGWVGLLGGKTGPRERIALSFFGIRGIGSLYYLAYALGKGKFADQAEWLWAFVGLVVALSIVIHGATTSPLMNRLDRMRERKARVVSGDEGLAPNTPV, via the coding sequence ATGTTTGAAGCCCCCAGTATCCTGTTTGCGGCCGCGGGCGCGGCTGTTTTCGTGGCCGCCGTCCTCCCCAAACTCCTGCGCGACATGCCTTTTTCCATGCCAATGGTGTTTCTCGGGGCGGGGATGGCCGCGTTCGCGCTGATCCCCACACTTCCCGATCCGGACCCGGTGGCGCACGGCGACTTCGTCCTGCACCTTGCCGAGGTCTGCGTGATCATCTCGCTGATGGGCGCCGGACTGGCGCTGGACCGGCCGGTGGGACGCCAGCGCTGGGCCACTACGTGGCGGCTCCTGGGAATCGCCATGCCGCTGTGCATCATTGCGCTGACCCTGCTGGGCCTGTGGTTCCTGGGCCTGGGCCTGGGAGCTGCCCTGCTGGTGGCCTCCAGCCTCGCGCCCACGGACCCGGTCCTGGCCTCGGAGGTGCAGGTGGGTGAACCGGCGGACCACGACGACGGCACCGACAAGGAGGACGAGGTCCGTTTCGGGCTCACTTCCGAAGCCGGCCTCAATGACGGGCTGGCCTTCCCCTTTGTCTACCTGGCGATAGCCATCAGCATCGTGGGTTCGTCCCCGCTGGAATGGTTCCCGGCATGGTTCGGCGTGGACGTCCTGTGGCGCCTGGCCCTTGGACTGCTGCTTGGCTTCCTGACCGGAAAGGTCCTGGCCCGGCTGTTCTTCTCCGCCCGCGCCGAGAGCCTGCGGCTGTCCAACCATTCGGAGGGCTTCGTGGCGCTCGCTGCCACGTTCCTGGCCTACGGCGTGACCGAGATGATCGAGGGCTACGGATTCATTGCGGTGTTCGTCTGCGCCGTCACCATCCGCGCCGCCGAACGCACCCACGGGTACCACCGCGTGCTGCACTCCTACGTGGAGCAGCTGGAGCGGCTCCTCACGGTGGTGATCCTGGTCCTGCTGGGCGGCGCGATTGCCCGCGGGCTCCTGGAAGGCATCGGCTGGGCCGAGGTGCTGGTGGCCCTGGCATTCCTGCTGCTGGTCCGCCCGCTGGCCGGCTGGGTGGGGCTGCTGGGCGGCAAGACCGGCCCGCGGGAGCGGATTGCCCTGTCCTTCTTCGGGATCCGGGGGATCGGCTCGCTCTACTACCTCGCCTATGCGCTGGGGAAAGGCAAGTTCGCCGACCAGGCGGAGTGGCTCTGGGCGTTCGTGGGGCTGGTGGTGGCGCTGTCCATCGTGATCCACGGCGCCACCACCTCACCCTTGATGAACCGGCTGGACAGGATGCGCGAGAGGAAGGCCCGTGTGGTGTCCGGTGACGAGGGGCTTGCCCCCAACACGCCGGTGTAG
- a CDS encoding FAD-dependent monooxygenase, protein MPGNAGTEQTTTVIIGTGLSGLAVAAELCRRGVDSIVVDGLDILGAAQPANTASLQRCDAADSATLRERNEILRHLRNYAASHAVDVRHTTRAVQLTMLDGPGTAAPQWEVHTPTGILVADHIVLTRCAHSQLRRMINDFGIAVGRNLAAAMRAIGIYLVGVGELITPSPKEVLRQAKTVGQAISAKVHPDSVAFPGTGSFAALPC, encoded by the coding sequence ATGCCTGGGAATGCCGGGACCGAGCAGACCACCACCGTGATCATTGGCACGGGCCTCTCCGGGCTTGCCGTGGCCGCTGAGCTGTGCCGCCGCGGGGTGGACTCGATTGTGGTGGACGGACTGGACATCCTTGGCGCCGCACAGCCGGCCAACACCGCTTCACTGCAACGCTGCGACGCGGCGGATTCCGCCACCCTCCGCGAGCGGAACGAGATCCTGCGGCACCTGCGCAATTACGCCGCCAGCCATGCCGTGGACGTGCGGCACACCACCCGCGCTGTCCAGTTGACCATGCTGGATGGTCCTGGAACCGCCGCTCCGCAGTGGGAAGTCCACACCCCTACCGGCATTCTGGTGGCCGACCATATTGTCCTGACCCGCTGCGCCCACAGCCAGTTGCGGCGCATGATCAACGACTTCGGGATCGCCGTGGGCCGGAACCTCGCCGCTGCCATGCGGGCAATCGGCATCTACCTGGTGGGCGTGGGCGAGCTCATCACCCCATCACCCAAAGAGGTCCTGCGCCAGGCCAAGACCGTGGGCCAGGCGATTTCCGCAAAAGTCCATCCGGACAGCGTCGCCTTCCCGGGCACCGGAAGCTTCGCGGCCCTGCCCTGCTAG
- a CDS encoding sensor histidine kinase, producing the protein MSLAGQYLVLQLLIVLAVLVAVVAISLAQSAAAFERTEGRRALSAAEALGNNPAVRALLPDAQPRVGSALPAVAESVRTVSGSSNVTLAKLDRTVVASSDPGLLGNPLELGASRVMEGRAWTGVVDQGGNAVLSAHVPVLDDAGKMIGIAAIGRNYPSTLERLGDAVPNLLTYLGVASVLGVAGSLLLARRVKRQTLGMEPSEITGLVENREAMLHGLKEGVVALDPNERVTVANDSARKLLGLPADCVGKRLASLPVDPALKVVLTREQPDPDQLVLVGERLVVLNRVPIRSRGRDIGSVTTLRDRTELSSLERELGATRTATDTLRAQAHEFANQLHVISGLIQIGEYDSVVQFVNGATVDRTRLNDEVTSRIQDPALAALLIAKSSLATERGVALQLDPASTLRPVSDELSRDLTTVVGNLVDNAFDAVTGLPEAAVRVLVEDGKDHVTVTVRDTGPGVPGEAVEDIFRQGFSTKEAGPAEGRGFGLALSRVVCRRSGGDLTVANDNGAVFTAQLRRGAMKP; encoded by the coding sequence ATGTCCCTCGCCGGACAGTACCTTGTGCTGCAGTTGCTGATCGTCCTGGCCGTGCTTGTGGCGGTGGTGGCCATCTCCCTTGCCCAGTCCGCTGCCGCCTTTGAACGGACGGAAGGCCGCAGGGCGCTCTCTGCAGCTGAAGCCCTCGGCAACAACCCGGCGGTACGGGCGCTGCTGCCGGATGCCCAGCCGCGGGTCGGTTCAGCGCTCCCGGCAGTGGCAGAGTCCGTCCGCACCGTCTCGGGCTCGTCCAACGTCACGCTTGCCAAGCTGGACCGCACGGTGGTGGCCTCCAGCGATCCCGGCCTGCTGGGCAACCCGCTGGAACTGGGGGCCAGCCGGGTCATGGAAGGGCGCGCCTGGACCGGCGTGGTGGACCAAGGCGGCAACGCCGTCCTGTCCGCCCACGTGCCGGTCCTCGATGATGCGGGAAAGATGATCGGGATCGCCGCCATCGGCCGCAATTACCCGTCCACCCTTGAACGGCTGGGAGACGCCGTGCCCAACCTCTTGACATACCTCGGCGTGGCCAGCGTCCTGGGCGTTGCCGGGTCCCTGCTGCTCGCCCGCCGCGTCAAGCGGCAGACCCTGGGCATGGAGCCCAGCGAGATCACCGGGCTGGTGGAAAACCGCGAGGCGATGCTGCACGGACTGAAGGAAGGCGTGGTGGCGCTGGACCCCAATGAGCGCGTCACCGTGGCGAATGACAGCGCACGGAAACTGCTGGGCCTGCCGGCGGACTGCGTAGGCAAGAGGCTCGCGTCCCTGCCCGTCGACCCGGCGCTCAAGGTGGTCCTCACCCGGGAACAGCCGGACCCGGACCAGCTGGTCCTGGTGGGGGAGCGGCTGGTGGTGCTCAACCGTGTTCCCATCCGTTCGCGCGGCCGGGACATCGGCTCCGTCACCACGCTGAGGGACCGGACGGAGCTGTCCTCCCTCGAGCGTGAGCTCGGTGCCACCCGGACCGCCACGGACACGCTGCGCGCCCAGGCCCACGAGTTCGCCAACCAGCTGCACGTCATCTCCGGCCTGATCCAAATCGGCGAATACGATTCCGTGGTGCAGTTCGTCAACGGCGCCACGGTGGACCGGACCAGGCTGAATGACGAAGTGACCAGCCGGATCCAGGACCCCGCGCTCGCCGCCCTGCTGATTGCCAAGTCCAGCCTCGCCACCGAACGCGGCGTGGCGCTGCAGCTTGACCCCGCGTCCACGCTGCGCCCGGTCAGCGACGAGCTGTCCCGGGACCTCACCACGGTGGTGGGGAACCTGGTGGACAACGCGTTCGACGCCGTCACGGGGCTTCCGGAGGCCGCCGTCAGGGTGCTGGTGGAGGACGGCAAGGACCACGTCACCGTCACCGTCCGGGACACCGGGCCAGGGGTTCCCGGCGAGGCCGTGGAGGACATCTTCCGGCAGGGGTTTTCCACCAAGGAAGCAGGGCCCGCTGAGGGCCGCGGCTTCGGGCTGGCCCTCTCAAGGGTGGTCTGCCGGCGCTCCGGCGGGGACCTGACGGTGGCGAATGACAACGGCGCAGTCTTCACCGCACAACTCAGGAGAGGGGCAATGAAGCCATGA
- a CDS encoding response regulator: protein MINVLIVDDDFMVAKVHAGFIQRTPGFTVVGVAHTGARAVVETERLQPDLVLLDIHLPDINGLELMHRLREVAPELDVLVISAAREVETVRKALRGGIVHYLIKPFSQSDLQERLEHYRSAYHGLDSAKDVAEQSDVNRVFGLDRTDRPLPKGCSIETLKLVEATLNSAEGDLSAAEVAEQLGTSRVSARRYLEYLHDEGTLEVRLKYGVGRPERRYVLKGR, encoded by the coding sequence ATGATCAACGTGCTGATCGTCGACGACGACTTTATGGTGGCCAAGGTCCACGCCGGCTTCATCCAGCGGACGCCGGGCTTCACCGTGGTGGGGGTGGCCCACACCGGGGCCCGGGCAGTGGTCGAAACAGAACGCCTGCAGCCGGACCTTGTGCTGCTGGACATCCACCTGCCGGACATCAACGGGCTGGAGCTAATGCACCGGCTGCGGGAGGTTGCCCCCGAACTCGACGTGCTGGTGATCAGCGCCGCCCGGGAAGTGGAGACCGTGCGCAAGGCCCTCCGCGGCGGCATCGTGCACTATCTCATCAAGCCGTTTTCCCAATCCGACCTCCAGGAGCGGCTGGAGCATTACCGGAGCGCCTACCATGGCCTGGACTCAGCCAAGGACGTGGCCGAGCAGTCGGACGTCAACCGTGTGTTCGGCCTGGACCGCACGGACCGGCCCCTTCCCAAGGGCTGCAGCATCGAAACGCTCAAGCTCGTGGAAGCCACCCTCAACTCCGCCGAAGGCGATCTCTCCGCGGCTGAGGTCGCGGAGCAGCTCGGAACCTCCCGCGTCAGCGCCCGCCGCTACCTCGAGTACCTGCACGACGAAGGGACGCTGGAGGTCAGGCTCAAGTACGGCGTGGGCCGGCCGGAGCGGCGCTACGTCCTCAAGGGCCGGTAG